The nucleotide sequence TATTAGTTAAAAAAGGCGATAATGTAGACGGCGATCAAGAGTTAATAATTATTTCATAATAAATGAGAGAGGTCATCCTCTCTCATTTATATTCATATATATATAATGTTTGTTTACCATTTACTATTTTTTTCTTTTTATCAGACTTATAACCAAAATAATCTTCAAATTTTTCATGTGATGTTATAATTGAGTATTTAAAATTAGGATAATTTTTTTTCAAATATCTCATTTGTTCATATAATTTTTCTGCATGTTTTTTATCTCCTAATCTATCTCCATATGGTGGATTAGTTATTATATATCCTTCATCATAATCTAATTTAATGCTCTCCATATTATTCTTTTCAAAGTGTATATATTCTTCTAAATTAACTGCATTTTTTTTAGCTATTTCTATCATTTTAAATTCTTTATCAAAACCATATATTTTTAAATCATTATATTTTATTTCACTAATGGCTTTTTTCCTAAAGTTTTCAAATTTTTCACTATTAAAATTATGCCAAGTTTCAAAAATAAAATTCCTATTTAACCCAGGAGCAATATTTAATCCATATAATGCAGCTTCAATTGGTATCGTTCCCGAGCCACAAAAAGGATCAATTAACACATGTTTCCTTTTCCAACCTGCCATTAATATCATAGCTGCAGCTATGGTTTCTCTCAATGGTGCTTCACTAACTAATTTTCTATATCCCCTCTTATGCAATCCTTCGCCAGTTGTATCTAATGTAATTGTTACTTTATTTTTTTTAATATATACTCTAAATTTATATATGCCTTTTTCTTCATTGTACGAATTTATTCTATATTCTTTTTTTAATTTATCTATCATGGATTTTTTTACTATAGATTGTATTACAGATTGATTATATAATGAAGACTTTGAAGTTCTTACCTTATCAATTATAATTTTTCCATTTTTTGGTAAATAATATGATAATTTAACATCTTTAATTCCTTCATACAATTCATCGAAAGTTTCGGCATAAAATTCAGCTATTTTTATATATATTCTCTCTGCAGTTCTTAATCTTAAATTAAGATTATAATAATCTAAATCTTCTCCAGAAAATTCTACCATTCCTTCATTTGCATTTTGAATAGTATAATTTAGTTTCTTTAATTCATTTGAAAGGATTTTTTCTAAACCTAATGAACATAATGCTATATAATTCATACTAACACCTCTTTTATTTTTTTTTATTATAACATTTTTTTATTAACATAAATATATTGTTTATTATTACACAAAATCACTTATTTTATGTTATAATAATTAAGAATACCCTATTATTGTAAAAAATCTAAATTTTTCATACATTTTAAGGGAGGGAAACCATGAAAGTCCTTGGAAAGTTGTTGTTATATACAGTCATATCTCTAATGAACGCTGGTTTAGTATGGTCTATATTTATACTTTCCGGCTTAGGAAATTACGGTTTAGCTATTGTTATAGGTGCATTTGTAGTATTAGCTAATCTAGCCATTTTTTCTAAAAAGGGTTATCCATACAGATACACCTTACCTGCAATGTTTTTTTTATTTATTTTGACAGTTTATCCCATATATTATACAGTTAGAACAGCATTTACAAATTATGGGACAGGGCATTTATTTACCAGGGATCAGGCAATGCAAATATTATTAAATGATCCAAATTATTTGTATGAGCCAGAAAATGCAAATAGTTATAATTTTAAAATCTTTGTAAAACAAAAAGATTTTAAACCTACTGAAGAGTTTTTAATTGTTTTGTATAATGATAAGGAAATATTATTAACTGAAAAACCAAAAGATATTATTTATGATTCAAAAGGAAATGCCAAAAATGCTTCTTCGGATTTAAAAAAAGTAAATGAAAATTCTTTATCAGTTTCATTTAACGGAAACACTTATACTGCATTTCTAAAAAAAGAATTAAATAATTTAAGTACTATTGAAGAAAAGATAGAAAATATTTTGGGGTTTGAAGATAACAATGGTGAAAAATACGTGTATTTTTACTCTCCAAATGATTCTAGTACATTTAAAAATTCTGCATATTATAATTCGGTATTAAGACAAAAATATATAGGTATGCTAGAATTAAAAAATTATGATGGAAAAGTATATAGATTATCCTCAAGATATATATATAAGAAGTTTTCTGAAGCATATAGAATATATGAGTTAAAAGTTAAACCTATATTTGAAAATAACAAGAAAAAATATAAAACGGTTATATATAATACTAGAACAAATACTGAATTAATTGAAAAAGATAGTGCTTTTTGGGATTATAATGAAAAGGGCGAATTAAATCGTTTAATAGGTTTTTCATCTTTTGTTGGAGCATATCAATTTAACAGAATTAAAGATGATCCCAAAA is from Marinitoga sp. 38H-ov and encodes:
- a CDS encoding class I SAM-dependent RNA methyltransferase translates to MNYIALCSLGLEKILSNELKKLNYTIQNANEGMVEFSGEDLDYYNLNLRLRTAERIYIKIAEFYAETFDELYEGIKDVKLSYYLPKNGKIIIDKVRTSKSSLYNQSVIQSIVKKSMIDKLKKEYRINSYNEEKGIYKFRVYIKKNKVTITLDTTGEGLHKRGYRKLVSEAPLRETIAAAMILMAGWKRKHVLIDPFCGSGTIPIEAALYGLNIAPGLNRNFIFETWHNFNSEKFENFRKKAISEIKYNDLKIYGFDKEFKMIEIAKKNAVNLEEYIHFEKNNMESIKLDYDEGYIITNPPYGDRLGDKKHAEKLYEQMRYLKKNYPNFKYSIITSHEKFEDYFGYKSDKKKKIVNGKQTLYIYEYK
- a CDS encoding ABC transporter permease subunit, with amino-acid sequence MKVLGKLLLYTVISLMNAGLVWSIFILSGLGNYGLAIVIGAFVVLANLAIFSKKGYPYRYTLPAMFFLFILTVYPIYYTVRTAFTNYGTGHLFTRDQAMQILLNDPNYLYEPENANSYNFKIFVKQKDFKPTEEFLIVLYNDKEILLTEKPKDIIYDSKGNAKNASSDLKKVNENSLSVSFNGNTYTAFLKKELNNLSTIEEKIENILGFEDNNGEKYVYFYSPNDSSTFKNSAYYNSVLRQKYIGMLELKNYDGKVYRLSSRYIYKKFSEAYRIYELKVKPIFENNKKKYKTVIYNTRTNTELIEKDSAFWDYNEKGELNRLIGFSSFVGAYQFNRIKDDPKISGPFLKIFSWTFTYAALSVLFSFIIGMVLALMLNDKFMKGRILYRTLLIIPWAVPGFISVLIWRNGFFNETYGILNRFVISNLGLEPIKWLNDPFWAKVAVLIVNTWLGFPYMMTITLGALQSIPDELYEASSIDGATRWTQFRKITLPLLMVSLTPLLVSSFAFNFNNFVNIYLLTGGGPAMPGATTPAGSTDILISYTYKLAFEGSRGQDFGFASAISILIFAIVSAISYFNFKLSGAFEEVSR